From the bacterium genome, one window contains:
- a CDS encoding SAM-dependent chlorinase/fluorinase, giving the protein MIIAILTDFGIEDTYSALMKGVMLKTNPELRFVDITHSIPQGDIKKAAFRLFTAYKYFPVNTIFLVVVDPGVGTNRMPIIVKTNDYYFVGPDNGVFSWVYTCERCRVYKIKSISKDISNTFHGRDVFAPVATKLSKGIKITQLGEELKKWTSFKIPAPQTNKNTIEGEIIDVDSFGNLITNVESTKLSEKVKVMIKGLTITGLKKSYTGVSPIAIKGSADFLEISLPNGNCAKKIKANIGTKICINLH; this is encoded by the coding sequence ATGATAATTGCTATTTTAACTGATTTTGGGATCGAGGATACATATAGTGCCCTAATGAAAGGGGTAATGTTAAAAACAAATCCGGAACTACGGTTTGTTGATATTACTCATTCTATCCCACAAGGTGATATAAAAAAAGCCGCATTCAGATTATTTACTGCGTATAAATATTTTCCTGTTAATACAATTTTTCTTGTCGTTGTTGACCCAGGGGTCGGAACAAACCGAATGCCTATAATTGTTAAAACAAATGATTATTATTTTGTAGGACCTGATAATGGAGTATTTAGCTGGGTATATACTTGTGAAAGATGTAGAGTCTATAAAATAAAATCTATTTCCAAGGATATAAGCAACACGTTTCACGGCAGGGATGTATTTGCTCCTGTTGCCACAAAACTGAGCAAAGGAATTAAAATTACTCAACTCGGAGAAGAACTTAAGAAATGGACATCCTTTAAAATACCTGCACCCCAAACAAACAAGAATACCATTGAAGGAGAAATTATTGATGTTGATAGTTTTGGTAATCTTATAACAAATGTTGAATCTACTAAATTGTCGGAGAAAGTAAAAGTTATGATAAAGGGACTTACGATAACCGGGCTAAAAAAATCTTACACGGGAGTCTCCCCTATTGCCATAAAAGGTAGTGCGGATTTTCTGGAAATATCTCTCCCAAATGGAAATTGCGCTAAAAAAATCAAAGCTAACATAGGAACAAAAATTTGCATTAATTTGCATTAA
- a CDS encoding RecX family transcriptional regulator, with translation MKITKIEQQKHKSKRYSIFIDDEFVAGVNEQVVFEFYLREGKKITPEELKDIIQKEEKHKIKEKALLLLSYRARSKKELIEKLKQKEYEIKYINEVIVELEKLGLLNDLEYAKLWLESYKNAYGRFRLKSGLKVKGISEEIIKKAFDETGVSELDTAKHIAEKWRRSHNKLPEKEANQKLVWFLLRRGISYDTIQDIIAL, from the coding sequence ATGAAAATAACAAAAATAGAGCAACAAAAACATAAATCAAAGAGATATTCAATATTCATAGACGACGAATTCGTTGCAGGGGTAAATGAACAGGTTGTATTTGAGTTTTATCTTAGAGAAGGGAAAAAAATAACCCCCGAAGAACTGAAAGACATTATTCAAAAAGAAGAAAAACACAAAATAAAAGAAAAAGCGTTACTTCTTTTATCTTATAGGGCAAGGTCAAAAAAGGAATTGATAGAGAAGTTAAAACAAAAAGAATATGAAATAAAATATATTAATGAAGTAATAGTTGAACTTGAAAAATTAGGATTACTGAACGATTTAGAGTATGCAAAATTATGGTTGGAAAGCTATAAAAATGCTTATGGCCGCTTTAGGTTAAAATCCGGACTCAAGGTAAAGGGAATCTCAGAAGAAATAATAAAAAAAGCTTTTGATGAAACAGGCGTTTCTGAACTTGATACTGCAAAACATATTGCAGAAAAATGGAGACGCTCACATAATAAATTGCCGGAAAAAGAAGCAAACCAAAAACTTGTATGGTTTCTGCTAAGACGTGGAATAAGTTATGACACGATTCAAGATATTATAGCCCTTTAA